A window of Castanea sativa cultivar Marrone di Chiusa Pesio chromosome 1, ASM4071231v1 contains these coding sequences:
- the LOC142636145 gene encoding uncharacterized protein LOC142636145, with protein MGEDSNLSLLTRLKRAVKNLRFLLDFNMNQWRLASVLGHASSSSKRINFRDRPGLRAACDDDTIDSEDSVGSSRSGIQRTISFPSEDDVDKRADMFIANFYHQLQIERQISLELQYCRGASS; from the coding sequence ATGGGCGAAGACAGCAACTTATCCTTGTTAACACGCTTGAAGAGAGCAGTGAAGAACTTAAGGTTTCTGTTAGATTTTAACATGAACCAGTGGCGTCTAGCATCGGTGCTTGGCCATGCTTCTTCTTCGAGCAAACGAATAAACTTCAGGGATCGACCGGGCTTGAGGGCAGCTTGTGATGATGATACAATAGATTCCGAAGACTCAGTAGGCTCTTCAAGATCAGGGATTCAAAGGACTATAAGCTTTCCATCCGAAGATGATGTTGATAAGAGAGCAGATATGTTTATTGCTAATTTCTATCATCAACTTCAGATAGAGAGACAAATTTCACTAGAGCTTCAATATTGCCGGGGAGCTTCAAGTTAA
- the LOC142622170 gene encoding uncharacterized protein LOC142622170, which translates to MGKDKSSLLTRLKRAVKKVKFLLDFSMNQWHLASVLRRASSSKRISFNDRPGLRAACDDDTIYSDESGGSSSRSGIQIQRTMSFPSEEDVDKRADMFIANFYRQLQLERQISLELQYCRGNSFKSISP; encoded by the coding sequence ATGGGCAAAGACAAGTCTTCCTTGCTAACACGCCTAAAGAGGGCAGTGAAGAAGGTGAAGTTTCTGCTAGATTTTAGCATGAACCAGTGGCATCTAGCTTCGGTTCTTCGCCGTGCTTCTTCGAGCAAACGAATAAGCTTCAATGATCGACCGGGCTTGAGGGCAGCTTGCGACGATGATACAATATATTCTGATGAATCAGGAGGCTCTTCATCAAGATCAGGGATTCAGATTCAGAGGACTATGAGTTTTCCATCGGAAGAAGATGTTGATAAGAGAGCAGATATGTTTATTGCTAATTTCTATCGTCAACTTCAGCTAGAGAGACAAATTTCACTAGAGCTTCAATATTGCCGGGGAAATAGCTTCAAGTCAATCTCTCCttga
- the LOC142622640 gene encoding uncharacterized protein LOC142622640, with amino-acid sequence MQFSNMGKDINLSLLTRLKRAVKNVRFLLDFNMNRWRLASVLGRASSSSKRLSFNDRPGLRAASDDDTTDFEDSVGSSRPGIQRTISFPSEDNVDKRAEMFIANFYRQLQIERQISLELQYCRGNSFKLMSP; translated from the coding sequence ATGCAGTTCTCCAACATGGGCAAAGACATCAATTTATCCTTGTTAACACGCTTGAAGAGAGCAGTGAAGAACGTAAGGTTCCTGTTAGATTTTAACATGAACCGGTGGCGTCTAGCATCGGTGCTTGGCCGTGCCTCTTCTTCGAGCAAACGATTAAGCTTCAATGATCGACCGGGCTTGAGGGCAGCTAGTGATGATGATACAACAGATTTTGAAGACTCAGTAGGCTCTTCAAGACCAGGGATTCAGAGGACTATAAGCTTTCCATCCGAAGATAATGTTGATAAGAGAGCAGAAATGTTTATTGCTAATTTCTATCGTCAACTTCAGATAGAGAGACAAATTTCACTAGAGCTTCAATATTGCCGGGGAAATAGCTTCAAGTTAATGTCTCCATGA